One genomic region from Deltaproteobacteria bacterium encodes:
- a CDS encoding DUF2760 domain-containing protein, with translation MFKLSFSFVLFFLAAAFFFGVDQTAEAATLRNTGVLVCSLALFIANLRTKVEGAIPDSAPAKPDIQSTPRGAAEATPKDGSEKQAVINFMSMLQQKGRLLDFLMDDVSKYSDTQVAAAARVVHQGCSGVLRDYFDIKPVTSSREGSALTLDRDFDAHSYRLLGRVVGEPPFSGKLLHKGWLTTDVKLPEQVSTVASSQALHGGHIIAPAEVELN, from the coding sequence ATGTTTAAGCTCTCGTTTTCATTTGTTTTGTTCTTCTTGGCGGCGGCATTCTTTTTCGGTGTCGATCAGACGGCCGAGGCGGCAACCTTGCGCAATACCGGCGTACTGGTCTGCAGCCTTGCTCTATTCATTGCAAACCTGCGCACCAAGGTCGAAGGAGCAATCCCCGACTCCGCACCTGCGAAACCTGACATTCAGTCGACGCCCCGCGGCGCTGCAGAGGCCACTCCGAAGGATGGCAGCGAGAAGCAGGCTGTCATTAATTTCATGAGTATGCTGCAGCAAAAGGGCCGGTTACTTGATTTCCTCATGGATGACGTCAGTAAGTACAGCGACACGCAGGTCGCTGCGGCGGCGCGTGTAGTCCACCAGGGGTGTAGCGGCGTGTTGCGCGATTATTTTGACATAAAGCCCGTCACTTCTAGCCGCGAGGGCAGCGCCCTAACGTTAGACAGAGACTTCGATGCTCACAGCTACCGCTTGCTGGGACGCGTAGTCGGCGAGCCGCCATTTAGTGGCAAATTGTTGCACAAAGGCTGGCTAACGACTGACGTCAAGTTGCCGGAGCAAGTCAGTACGGTTGCCAGCTCGCAAGCGCTGCATGGTGGTCACATCATTGCACCGGCCGAGGTCGAACTCAATTAG
- a CDS encoding Hsp70 family protein, with amino-acid sequence MSEQTTPYVIGIDLGTTNSALSFMRVAGVDGQSAQSTDLTQLMALHVLQVAQQTAPDQVSKRQTLPSFYYIPHSAEARPPLPWDIGASGASDKSAIVGDYARHRAAEAPDRVVVSAKSWLCASHVGRQDAILPWRSEITAGKVSPLDASVAYLKHLGAAFTHDRRMVGESVDLASGTVVLTVPASFDDTARALTHKAAAQAGFGEPILLEEPLAALYAWLGAHEKTWREYIAPGDMILVCDVGGGTCDFSLIAVDESGGDLELSRISVGDHLLLGGDNMDLALAHLVKTKFKNDGHELDHWQFLSLVAAARTAKERLLADELLAVVPIAVAGRGSSLFATSLTTELSRSEVESLIVEGFLPQVDLASMPPKRRGSGIQTAGLPYESDPAITRHMARFLQKAAQNVAANPQLTKFADKIRGDFLAPRLVLFNGGVFKSQALRQRLVDVLQSWCDLTVRELDASDLELAVALGATYYGRLRATGKGIRVQSGTARSYYLGLEDAAPAVPGLAPEIRGLCIVAQGTDEGSQVAIGDQQFGLVVGEPVDFRLYSSTVRSGDRPGGIIADAARQLDEGGLLSLELPASAGEAGKIVPVNVDSHITETGLLQIYMKDVASDRKWHLEFNLRAHEY; translated from the coding sequence GTGTCTGAGCAGACAACCCCCTACGTTATTGGTATCGATCTAGGTACGACAAATTCCGCGCTCAGTTTTATGCGTGTCGCGGGCGTCGATGGTCAATCGGCTCAGTCAACCGATTTGACGCAGTTGATGGCCTTGCATGTTCTGCAAGTGGCCCAGCAGACGGCGCCCGATCAAGTATCGAAGCGTCAGACTCTCCCCTCGTTCTATTATATTCCCCACAGCGCTGAAGCGCGGCCACCGTTGCCTTGGGACATCGGAGCCAGTGGGGCCAGTGATAAGTCGGCGATTGTCGGTGACTATGCGCGCCATCGTGCCGCTGAAGCACCCGACCGCGTTGTCGTCTCGGCTAAATCATGGCTTTGTGCGAGTCACGTAGGCCGGCAGGATGCGATCCTACCGTGGCGATCAGAAATTACTGCGGGCAAGGTCTCGCCTCTAGATGCATCGGTAGCTTATCTCAAGCATCTCGGCGCCGCCTTCACTCATGATCGTCGTATGGTCGGCGAATCAGTTGACTTAGCAAGCGGCACGGTGGTGCTCACGGTGCCAGCTTCGTTTGATGATACGGCTCGTGCGCTCACTCACAAAGCGGCCGCTCAGGCGGGATTTGGTGAACCCATTCTGCTGGAAGAACCTCTGGCAGCACTTTATGCCTGGCTTGGTGCGCACGAAAAAACTTGGCGCGAGTATATCGCGCCAGGAGACATGATCCTCGTTTGTGATGTCGGTGGTGGCACTTGTGACTTCAGCTTAATAGCTGTTGACGAGAGTGGTGGTGATCTAGAGTTAAGCCGCATCAGCGTTGGTGACCACCTGTTACTCGGTGGTGACAACATGGATTTGGCTCTGGCGCATCTCGTGAAGACTAAATTCAAAAATGACGGTCACGAGCTCGATCATTGGCAGTTTCTGTCATTAGTAGCAGCAGCGCGGACTGCTAAAGAGCGCCTCTTGGCGGACGAGCTCTTGGCGGTAGTGCCTATAGCGGTTGCAGGGCGTGGATCGAGTTTGTTTGCGACGAGTTTGACGACGGAGCTCAGTCGCTCTGAGGTGGAGTCGCTGATCGTCGAGGGTTTCTTACCGCAAGTTGATCTGGCGAGCATGCCGCCGAAACGGCGGGGGAGCGGTATTCAGACGGCCGGTTTGCCGTACGAGTCTGACCCAGCGATTACCCGGCATATGGCGAGATTTTTGCAGAAAGCAGCGCAGAACGTCGCGGCTAATCCGCAGCTTACCAAATTTGCTGACAAGATCCGCGGTGATTTCCTAGCGCCGCGACTGGTGCTTTTTAACGGCGGTGTCTTTAAATCACAAGCCTTGCGTCAGCGGCTAGTGGATGTGTTGCAGAGTTGGTGCGACCTGACTGTGCGTGAGCTTGACGCCAGCGACCTTGAGTTGGCCGTTGCGCTCGGTGCAACTTACTATGGGCGACTACGGGCCACTGGCAAGGGGATACGCGTTCAAAGTGGGACGGCTAGGTCCTATTATCTAGGGCTCGAGGATGCCGCACCTGCAGTCCCCGGACTTGCACCGGAGATTAGAGGACTCTGCATCGTCGCCCAAGGCACCGACGAAGGTAGCCAAGTGGCTATCGGCGATCAGCAGTTTGGCCTTGTGGTTGGGGAGCCTGTGGATTTTAGGCTGTATTCATCGACGGTACGGTCTGGAGACCGGCCTGGTGGTATCATTGCGGACGCCGCGCGTCAGCTTGACGAGGGAGGGCTCCTCAGTCTGGAGTTGCCCGCTAGCGCAGGCGAAGCCGGTAAGATCGTACCGGTAAACGTCGACTCACATATCACCGAGACCGGACTATTGCAGATTTACATGAAGGATGTCGCTAGCGACCGGAAGTGGCATCTGGAATTTAATCTGCGAGCGCATGAGTATTGA
- the ahpF gene encoding alkyl hydroperoxide reductase subunit F, with product MLDSAIRDQLTPLMAQLQVPVIIDVMTSDHEQQGELRALLGEIASLSGQIQVTVLSETAAVPTFTVRRQDQAARLAFRGIPNGHEFTSLVLAVLNAGGVGKMPDDGLAARIRRLRSDLAIKTYVSLSCENCPEVVQALNRIALVHGALSHTMIDGGVVPEEISARGIQGVPAVYVGDELLHSGRASLAELLSKLEAQFPSAMPITAQSLGHYDVAVIGGGPAGASAAIYSARKGLKTILVAERLGGQVQDTKGIENMISVLYTEGPQLSAQVEQHLRSYPVQILEHRRVSRITAATTRELTLDSGESLTCDALIVATGAKWRELNVPGEKEYLGRGVAFCPHCDGPFYRGKKVAVIGGGNSGVEAAIDLAGIANEVVLLEYAASLKADQILIDKLKSLPNAQVITSAKTTGIIGDGQRVTELAYTDLRTQQHHDLRLDGVFVQIGLLPNSAPVKDVVATNKYGEIIVDEKGRTSARGVYAAGDVTTIPFKQIVIAMGDGAKVALAAFEDRLRQQVGP from the coding sequence ATGTTGGATAGCGCCATCCGTGATCAGCTTACACCCCTCATGGCTCAACTGCAGGTTCCCGTAATCATCGACGTGATGACGAGTGACCACGAGCAGCAAGGGGAGCTGCGCGCTCTACTGGGCGAAATCGCTTCGCTGTCGGGCCAGATACAGGTCACAGTGTTATCAGAGACCGCCGCCGTCCCAACCTTTACCGTAAGGCGCCAAGACCAAGCGGCGCGTCTCGCTTTCCGCGGCATTCCGAACGGCCATGAATTCACCTCGCTCGTTTTAGCCGTATTGAACGCCGGAGGAGTTGGCAAAATGCCCGACGACGGACTCGCTGCGAGAATAAGGAGGCTTAGGTCTGATCTTGCCATCAAGACATACGTCTCTCTCAGTTGCGAAAACTGCCCCGAAGTGGTGCAGGCACTAAATCGTATCGCTTTGGTACACGGTGCACTGAGCCACACGATGATTGACGGGGGAGTCGTACCGGAGGAGATTAGCGCCCGTGGGATACAAGGTGTCCCAGCGGTCTATGTTGGTGACGAGCTGCTACACTCCGGACGGGCCTCCCTGGCCGAGCTCCTTAGTAAACTCGAAGCGCAGTTTCCGAGCGCTATGCCCATCACTGCCCAGTCGCTGGGGCACTATGACGTTGCCGTCATTGGGGGCGGCCCCGCTGGGGCATCGGCTGCCATCTATAGCGCCCGCAAAGGGCTGAAAACCATCTTGGTAGCCGAACGACTGGGTGGACAGGTGCAAGATACCAAAGGTATCGAGAACATGATCTCGGTCCTGTACACCGAGGGCCCCCAACTCTCTGCCCAGGTTGAACAGCATCTCCGTTCCTATCCTGTGCAGATCCTGGAACATCGGCGCGTCAGTCGCATCACGGCCGCTACCACGCGAGAGCTTACACTCGACAGCGGTGAATCACTCACATGCGACGCGCTGATTGTTGCTACGGGGGCCAAATGGCGCGAGCTTAATGTCCCGGGCGAAAAAGAGTATCTGGGACGAGGCGTCGCCTTCTGCCCGCACTGCGATGGCCCGTTTTACAGAGGTAAAAAAGTCGCCGTCATCGGTGGCGGTAACTCAGGGGTTGAGGCCGCCATAGACCTGGCTGGCATTGCCAACGAAGTAGTGCTACTCGAGTATGCTGCCTCGCTCAAAGCCGACCAGATCCTAATCGATAAACTTAAGTCCCTTCCTAATGCCCAGGTAATTACGAGCGCAAAAACCACTGGCATCATCGGTGACGGACAGAGAGTGACGGAACTGGCTTACACGGACCTCAGGACGCAACAACATCACGACCTGAGACTGGACGGCGTCTTTGTGCAAATCGGCCTGCTACCTAACAGCGCTCCCGTTAAGGACGTGGTCGCTACCAACAAGTACGGCGAAATCATTGTCGACGAGAAGGGACGTACATCGGCCAGGGGTGTCTATGCTGCCGGTGATGTGACGACCATCCCGTTCAAACAAATCGTCATCGCCATGGGCGATGGTGCCAAGGTAGCGCTCGCAGCTTTTGAAGATCGCCTACGTCAGCAGGTCGGGCCGTAA